Proteins from a genomic interval of Gopherus evgoodei ecotype Sinaloan lineage chromosome 7, rGopEvg1_v1.p, whole genome shotgun sequence:
- the APEH gene encoding acylamino-acid-releasing enzyme isoform X5 gives MESPVLRSPEEIAALYRELSQCPSLCSACIGPEVTTQYGGKYCNVYTEWSQQDLERAESVKFCRQYLIFHDSQAIVYSGPSGTCSEIKGELLSRESPSGALKAVLRKASPGKGEEKQFLEIWDQNRKVKSINLTVLEKHGNVYEDDQFGCLSWSHSETHLLYVAERKRPKAESFFQSRDLELSSGCADERRDKAVKAFWSPGDTGVVFIGWWHEPFRLGLRHCTNRRSALFYVDLTGARCELLSDDSKAVWSPRLSPDQCRIVYLESGVLGPHHQCSRLRMYDWYTKVTSTVLDVVPRHSQGTFTGIYCPALPGLCWAADSQRVVLDTAQRSRQELLVVEMLGGNVTSLTMGAPLGSWSLLTIDRDLLVARFSTPSCPPTLKVAFLPRAGQEAQVHWVCLEDVTPIPEISWAIRLLQPPPDQENPKYKGIDFEAILLQPSKGLGPRKLPLVVMPHGGPHSVFTASWMLYPAALCRIGFAVLLVNYRGSLGFGQDSIASLPGHVGCQDVKDVQYCVEQMLQEESLDSARVALVGGSHGGFLACHLIGQYPDTYQACVARNPVVNMASMISGTDIPDWCLTEAGFPYAPNTLPDASHWAEMLHKSPMQYVAQVRAPVLLMLGEEDRRVPPKQGLEYYRALKGRGIPTRLLLYPRNSHALSGVEAEADGFMNMALWLLQHLQC, from the exons GTGCTGAGGAGCCCGGAAGAGATAGCAGCGCTGTACCGcgagctcagccagtgcccctcgcTTTGCAGTGCCTGCATCGGGCCCGAGGTCACCACTCAGTACGGGGGCAAATACTGCAATGTCTATACAG AGTGGTCTCAGCAGGACCTGGAGAGAGCTGAGAGCGTGAAGTTCTGCCGCCAATACCTCATCTTCCATGACAGCCAGGCCATCGTGTACTCTGGCCCCTCGGGCACCTGCAGTGAGATCAAGGGAGA GCTGCTGAGCAGAGAGTCTCCCAGTGGGGCACTTAAAGCCGTTTTGCggaaagccagccctggcaaaggCGAGGAGAAGCAGTTCCTTGAG ATCTGGGATCAGAATCGCAAGGTGAAGAGCATTAACCTGACAGTGCTGGAGAAGCATGGCAATGTCTATGAGGATG ATCAGTTTGGCTGCTTGTCCTGGTCGCACTCGGAGACTCACCTGCTTTACGTGGCCGAGAGGAAACGGCCCAAGGCCGAGTCCTTCTTCCAGAGCAGAGACCTGGAGCTGAGCAGCGGCTGTGCTGATGAGAGACGCGACAAGGCTGTCAAG GCTTTCTGGTCCCCTGGTGACACGGGTGTGGTGTTCATAGGCTGGTGGCATGAGCCCTTCCGCCTGGGCCTGCGGCACTGCACTAACCGCAG GTCAGCGCTGTTCTATGTGGACTTGACGGGAGCAAGGTGTG AGCTGCTGTCAGATGACTCCAAAGCCGTGTGGTCCCCACGCCTGAGCCCTGACCAGTGCCGCATCGTGTACCTGGAGAGCGGCGTACTCGGGCCCCACCACCAGTGCAGCCGCCTCCGCATG TATGACTGGTACACGAAGGTCACCTCCACCGTGCTGGATGTCGTGCCCCGGCACAGCCAGG GAACGTTCACAGGGATCTATTGCCCGGCACTGCCAGGCCTGTGCTGGGCAGCCGATAGCCAGAGGGTCGTCCTGGACACCGCTCAGCGCAGCCGACAG GAGTTGCTTGTGGTGGAGATGCTGGGTGGCAACGTGACCTCTCTAACGATGG GTGCCCCCCTGGGCAGCTGGTCTCTCCTCACCATTGACCGGGATCTCCTGGTGGCCAGGTTCTcaacccccagctgcccccccacATTG AAGGTGGCCttcctccccagggctgggcaggaggcccAGGTGCACTGGGTGTGTCTGGAGGATGTGACCCCCATCCCGGAGATCAGCTGGGCGATCCGGCTCCTGCAGCCGCCCCCCGACCAGGAGAACCCGAAGTACA AGGGTATCGATTTCGAAGCCATCCTGCTACAGCCCAGCAAGGGGCTAGGGCCGAGGAAGCTGCCCCTAGTGGTCATGCCCCATG GAGGCCCACACTCCGTCTTCACGGCCAGCTGGATGCTGTACCCTGCAGCGCTCTGCAGAATCGGCTTCGCCGTGCTCCTGG TGAATTACCGCGGTTCGCTGGGCTTTGGCCAGGATAGCATCGCCTCCCTACCCGGCCACGTAGGCTGCCAGGATGTCAAAGACGTGCAG TACTGTGTGGAGCAGATGCTGCAGGAGGAGTCCCTAGACTCAGCGCGGGTGGCACTAGTGGGTGGCTCACATGGGGGCTTCCTTGCTTGCCACCTCATCGGCCAGTACCCGGACACTTACCAGGCCTGTGTGGCAAGGAACCCTGTCGTCAACATGGCCTCCATGATCAGCGGCACCGACATCCCGGACTG gtgtctgACTGAGGCTGGCTTCCCCTATGCACCCAACACCCTCCCAGATGCTTCCCACTGGGCAGAGATGCTCCATAAGTCACCCATGCAGTACGTCGCCCAG GTTCGGGCACCTGTGCTCCTAATGCTGGGAGAAGAGGATAGGCGTGTTCCCCCCAAGCAGGGGCTGGAGTACTACCGTGCTCTCAAGGGCAGGGGCATTCCTACTCG GCTGCTGCTGTACCCCAGGAACAGCCATGCACTCTCTGGCGTCGAAGCTGAGGCCGATGGCTTTATGAACATGGCGCTCTGGCTGCTCCAGCACCTGCAGTGCTGA
- the APEH gene encoding acylamino-acid-releasing enzyme isoform X10: protein MAMSMRMFGCLSWSHSETHLLYVAERKRPKAESFFQSRDLELSSGCADERRDKAVKGEQFVYHDDWGEALVGKSIPALCVLDMESGNVSVLEGVPEHISPGQAFWSPGDTGVVFIGWWHEPFRLGLRHCTNRRSALFYVDLTGARCELLSDDSKAVWSPRLSPDQCRIVYLESGVLGPHHQCSRLRMYDWYTKVTSTVLDVVPRHSQGTFTGIYCPALPGLCWAADSQRVVLDTAQRSRQELLVVEMLGGNVTSLTMGAPLGSWSLLTIDRDLLVARFSTPSCPPTLKVAFLPRAGQEAQVHWVCLEDVTPIPEISWAIRLLQPPPDQENPKYKGIDFEAILLQPSKGLGPRKLPLVVMPHGGPHSVFTASWMLYPAALCRIGFAVLLVNYRGSLGFGQDSIASLPGHVGCQDVKDVQYCVEQMLQEESLDSARVALVGGSHGGFLACHLIGQYPDTYQACVARNPVVNMASMISGTDIPDWCLTEAGFPYAPNTLPDASHWAEMLHKSPMQYVAQVRAPVLLMLGEEDRRVPPKQGLEYYRALKGRGIPTRLLLYPRNSHALSGVEAEADGFMNMALWLLQHLQC from the exons ATGGCAATGTCTATGAGGATG TTTGGCTGCTTGTCCTGGTCGCACTCGGAGACTCACCTGCTTTACGTGGCCGAGAGGAAACGGCCCAAGGCCGAGTCCTTCTTCCAGAGCAGAGACCTGGAGCTGAGCAGCGGCTGTGCTGATGAGAGACGCGACAAGGCTGTCAAG GGGGAGCAGTTTGTGTACCATGACGACTGGGGCGAGGCGCTGGTGGGCAAGAGCATCCCGGCTCTATGTGTGCTGGACATGGAGAGTGGCAATGTCTCGGTGCTGGAGGGTGTCCCGGAGCACATTTCCCCTGGGCAG GCTTTCTGGTCCCCTGGTGACACGGGTGTGGTGTTCATAGGCTGGTGGCATGAGCCCTTCCGCCTGGGCCTGCGGCACTGCACTAACCGCAG GTCAGCGCTGTTCTATGTGGACTTGACGGGAGCAAGGTGTG AGCTGCTGTCAGATGACTCCAAAGCCGTGTGGTCCCCACGCCTGAGCCCTGACCAGTGCCGCATCGTGTACCTGGAGAGCGGCGTACTCGGGCCCCACCACCAGTGCAGCCGCCTCCGCATG TATGACTGGTACACGAAGGTCACCTCCACCGTGCTGGATGTCGTGCCCCGGCACAGCCAGG GAACGTTCACAGGGATCTATTGCCCGGCACTGCCAGGCCTGTGCTGGGCAGCCGATAGCCAGAGGGTCGTCCTGGACACCGCTCAGCGCAGCCGACAG GAGTTGCTTGTGGTGGAGATGCTGGGTGGCAACGTGACCTCTCTAACGATGG GTGCCCCCCTGGGCAGCTGGTCTCTCCTCACCATTGACCGGGATCTCCTGGTGGCCAGGTTCTcaacccccagctgcccccccacATTG AAGGTGGCCttcctccccagggctgggcaggaggcccAGGTGCACTGGGTGTGTCTGGAGGATGTGACCCCCATCCCGGAGATCAGCTGGGCGATCCGGCTCCTGCAGCCGCCCCCCGACCAGGAGAACCCGAAGTACA AGGGTATCGATTTCGAAGCCATCCTGCTACAGCCCAGCAAGGGGCTAGGGCCGAGGAAGCTGCCCCTAGTGGTCATGCCCCATG GAGGCCCACACTCCGTCTTCACGGCCAGCTGGATGCTGTACCCTGCAGCGCTCTGCAGAATCGGCTTCGCCGTGCTCCTGG TGAATTACCGCGGTTCGCTGGGCTTTGGCCAGGATAGCATCGCCTCCCTACCCGGCCACGTAGGCTGCCAGGATGTCAAAGACGTGCAG TACTGTGTGGAGCAGATGCTGCAGGAGGAGTCCCTAGACTCAGCGCGGGTGGCACTAGTGGGTGGCTCACATGGGGGCTTCCTTGCTTGCCACCTCATCGGCCAGTACCCGGACACTTACCAGGCCTGTGTGGCAAGGAACCCTGTCGTCAACATGGCCTCCATGATCAGCGGCACCGACATCCCGGACTG gtgtctgACTGAGGCTGGCTTCCCCTATGCACCCAACACCCTCCCAGATGCTTCCCACTGGGCAGAGATGCTCCATAAGTCACCCATGCAGTACGTCGCCCAG GTTCGGGCACCTGTGCTCCTAATGCTGGGAGAAGAGGATAGGCGTGTTCCCCCCAAGCAGGGGCTGGAGTACTACCGTGCTCTCAAGGGCAGGGGCATTCCTACTCG GCTGCTGCTGTACCCCAGGAACAGCCATGCACTCTCTGGCGTCGAAGCTGAGGCCGATGGCTTTATGAACATGGCGCTCTGGCTGCTCCAGCACCTGCAGTGCTGA
- the APEH gene encoding acylamino-acid-releasing enzyme isoform X3, translating to MESPVLRSPEEIAALYRELSQCPSLCSACIGPEVTTQYGGKYCNVYTEWSQQDLERAESVKFCRQYLIFHDSQAIVYSGPSGTCSEIKGELLSRESPSGALKAVLRKASPGKGEEKQFLEIWDQNRKVKSINLTVLEKHGNVYEDDQFGCLSWSHSETHLLYVAERKRPKAESFFQSRDLELSSGCADERRDKAVKGEQFVYHDDWGEALVGKSIPALCVLDMESGNVSVLEGVPEHISPGQAFWSPGDTGVVFIGWWHEPFRLGLRHCTNRRSALFYVDLTGARCELLSDDSKAVWSPRLSPDQCRIVYLESGVLGPHHQCSRLRMYDWYTKVTSTVLDVVPRHSQGTFTGIYCPALPGLCWAADSQRVVLDTAQRSRQELLVVEMLGGNVTSLTMGAPLGSWSLLTIDRDLLVARFSTPSCPPTLKVAFLPRAGQEAQVHWVCLEDVTPIPEISWAIRLLQPPPDQENPKYRGPHSVFTASWMLYPAALCRIGFAVLLVNYRGSLGFGQDSIASLPGHVGCQDVKDVQYCVEQMLQEESLDSARVALVGGSHGGFLACHLIGQYPDTYQACVARNPVVNMASMISGTDIPDWCLTEAGFPYAPNTLPDASHWAEMLHKSPMQYVAQVRAPVLLMLGEEDRRVPPKQGLEYYRALKGRGIPTRLLLYPRNSHALSGVEAEADGFMNMALWLLQHLQC from the exons GTGCTGAGGAGCCCGGAAGAGATAGCAGCGCTGTACCGcgagctcagccagtgcccctcgcTTTGCAGTGCCTGCATCGGGCCCGAGGTCACCACTCAGTACGGGGGCAAATACTGCAATGTCTATACAG AGTGGTCTCAGCAGGACCTGGAGAGAGCTGAGAGCGTGAAGTTCTGCCGCCAATACCTCATCTTCCATGACAGCCAGGCCATCGTGTACTCTGGCCCCTCGGGCACCTGCAGTGAGATCAAGGGAGA GCTGCTGAGCAGAGAGTCTCCCAGTGGGGCACTTAAAGCCGTTTTGCggaaagccagccctggcaaaggCGAGGAGAAGCAGTTCCTTGAG ATCTGGGATCAGAATCGCAAGGTGAAGAGCATTAACCTGACAGTGCTGGAGAAGCATGGCAATGTCTATGAGGATG ATCAGTTTGGCTGCTTGTCCTGGTCGCACTCGGAGACTCACCTGCTTTACGTGGCCGAGAGGAAACGGCCCAAGGCCGAGTCCTTCTTCCAGAGCAGAGACCTGGAGCTGAGCAGCGGCTGTGCTGATGAGAGACGCGACAAGGCTGTCAAG GGGGAGCAGTTTGTGTACCATGACGACTGGGGCGAGGCGCTGGTGGGCAAGAGCATCCCGGCTCTATGTGTGCTGGACATGGAGAGTGGCAATGTCTCGGTGCTGGAGGGTGTCCCGGAGCACATTTCCCCTGGGCAG GCTTTCTGGTCCCCTGGTGACACGGGTGTGGTGTTCATAGGCTGGTGGCATGAGCCCTTCCGCCTGGGCCTGCGGCACTGCACTAACCGCAG GTCAGCGCTGTTCTATGTGGACTTGACGGGAGCAAGGTGTG AGCTGCTGTCAGATGACTCCAAAGCCGTGTGGTCCCCACGCCTGAGCCCTGACCAGTGCCGCATCGTGTACCTGGAGAGCGGCGTACTCGGGCCCCACCACCAGTGCAGCCGCCTCCGCATG TATGACTGGTACACGAAGGTCACCTCCACCGTGCTGGATGTCGTGCCCCGGCACAGCCAGG GAACGTTCACAGGGATCTATTGCCCGGCACTGCCAGGCCTGTGCTGGGCAGCCGATAGCCAGAGGGTCGTCCTGGACACCGCTCAGCGCAGCCGACAG GAGTTGCTTGTGGTGGAGATGCTGGGTGGCAACGTGACCTCTCTAACGATGG GTGCCCCCCTGGGCAGCTGGTCTCTCCTCACCATTGACCGGGATCTCCTGGTGGCCAGGTTCTcaacccccagctgcccccccacATTG AAGGTGGCCttcctccccagggctgggcaggaggcccAGGTGCACTGGGTGTGTCTGGAGGATGTGACCCCCATCCCGGAGATCAGCTGGGCGATCCGGCTCCTGCAGCCGCCCCCCGACCAGGAGAACCCGAAGTACA GAGGCCCACACTCCGTCTTCACGGCCAGCTGGATGCTGTACCCTGCAGCGCTCTGCAGAATCGGCTTCGCCGTGCTCCTGG TGAATTACCGCGGTTCGCTGGGCTTTGGCCAGGATAGCATCGCCTCCCTACCCGGCCACGTAGGCTGCCAGGATGTCAAAGACGTGCAG TACTGTGTGGAGCAGATGCTGCAGGAGGAGTCCCTAGACTCAGCGCGGGTGGCACTAGTGGGTGGCTCACATGGGGGCTTCCTTGCTTGCCACCTCATCGGCCAGTACCCGGACACTTACCAGGCCTGTGTGGCAAGGAACCCTGTCGTCAACATGGCCTCCATGATCAGCGGCACCGACATCCCGGACTG gtgtctgACTGAGGCTGGCTTCCCCTATGCACCCAACACCCTCCCAGATGCTTCCCACTGGGCAGAGATGCTCCATAAGTCACCCATGCAGTACGTCGCCCAG GTTCGGGCACCTGTGCTCCTAATGCTGGGAGAAGAGGATAGGCGTGTTCCCCCCAAGCAGGGGCTGGAGTACTACCGTGCTCTCAAGGGCAGGGGCATTCCTACTCG GCTGCTGCTGTACCCCAGGAACAGCCATGCACTCTCTGGCGTCGAAGCTGAGGCCGATGGCTTTATGAACATGGCGCTCTGGCTGCTCCAGCACCTGCAGTGCTGA
- the APEH gene encoding acylamino-acid-releasing enzyme isoform X8: MESPVLRSPEEIAALYRELSQCPSLCSACIGPEVTTQYGGKYCNVYTEWSQQDLERAESVKFCRQYLIFHDSQAIVYSGPSGTCSEIKGELLSRESPSGALKAVLRKASPGKGEEKQFLEIWDQNRKVKSINLTVLEKHGNVYEDDQFGCLSWSHSETHLLYVAERKRPKAESFFQSRDLELSSGCADERRDKAVKGEQFVYHDDWGEALVGKSIPALCVLDMESGNVSVLEGVPEHISPGQAFWSPGDTGVVFIGWWHEPFRLGLRHCTNRRSALFYVDLTGARCELLSDDSKAVWSPRLSPDQCRIVYLESGVLGPHHQCSRLRMYDWYTKVTSTVLDVVPRHSQGTFTGIYCPALPGLCWAADSQRVVLDTAQRSRQELLVVEMLGGNVTSLTMGAPLGSWSLLTIDRDLLVARFSTPSCPPTLKVAFLPRAGQEAQVHWVCLEDVTPIPEISWAIRLLQPPPDQENPKYKGIDFEAILLQPSKGLGPRKLPLVVMPHGGPHSVFTASWMLYPAALCRIGFAVLLVNYRGSLGFGQDSIASLPGHVGCQDVKDVQVRAPVLLMLGEEDRRVPPKQGLEYYRALKGRGIPTRLLLYPRNSHALSGVEAEADGFMNMALWLLQHLQC; this comes from the exons GTGCTGAGGAGCCCGGAAGAGATAGCAGCGCTGTACCGcgagctcagccagtgcccctcgcTTTGCAGTGCCTGCATCGGGCCCGAGGTCACCACTCAGTACGGGGGCAAATACTGCAATGTCTATACAG AGTGGTCTCAGCAGGACCTGGAGAGAGCTGAGAGCGTGAAGTTCTGCCGCCAATACCTCATCTTCCATGACAGCCAGGCCATCGTGTACTCTGGCCCCTCGGGCACCTGCAGTGAGATCAAGGGAGA GCTGCTGAGCAGAGAGTCTCCCAGTGGGGCACTTAAAGCCGTTTTGCggaaagccagccctggcaaaggCGAGGAGAAGCAGTTCCTTGAG ATCTGGGATCAGAATCGCAAGGTGAAGAGCATTAACCTGACAGTGCTGGAGAAGCATGGCAATGTCTATGAGGATG ATCAGTTTGGCTGCTTGTCCTGGTCGCACTCGGAGACTCACCTGCTTTACGTGGCCGAGAGGAAACGGCCCAAGGCCGAGTCCTTCTTCCAGAGCAGAGACCTGGAGCTGAGCAGCGGCTGTGCTGATGAGAGACGCGACAAGGCTGTCAAG GGGGAGCAGTTTGTGTACCATGACGACTGGGGCGAGGCGCTGGTGGGCAAGAGCATCCCGGCTCTATGTGTGCTGGACATGGAGAGTGGCAATGTCTCGGTGCTGGAGGGTGTCCCGGAGCACATTTCCCCTGGGCAG GCTTTCTGGTCCCCTGGTGACACGGGTGTGGTGTTCATAGGCTGGTGGCATGAGCCCTTCCGCCTGGGCCTGCGGCACTGCACTAACCGCAG GTCAGCGCTGTTCTATGTGGACTTGACGGGAGCAAGGTGTG AGCTGCTGTCAGATGACTCCAAAGCCGTGTGGTCCCCACGCCTGAGCCCTGACCAGTGCCGCATCGTGTACCTGGAGAGCGGCGTACTCGGGCCCCACCACCAGTGCAGCCGCCTCCGCATG TATGACTGGTACACGAAGGTCACCTCCACCGTGCTGGATGTCGTGCCCCGGCACAGCCAGG GAACGTTCACAGGGATCTATTGCCCGGCACTGCCAGGCCTGTGCTGGGCAGCCGATAGCCAGAGGGTCGTCCTGGACACCGCTCAGCGCAGCCGACAG GAGTTGCTTGTGGTGGAGATGCTGGGTGGCAACGTGACCTCTCTAACGATGG GTGCCCCCCTGGGCAGCTGGTCTCTCCTCACCATTGACCGGGATCTCCTGGTGGCCAGGTTCTcaacccccagctgcccccccacATTG AAGGTGGCCttcctccccagggctgggcaggaggcccAGGTGCACTGGGTGTGTCTGGAGGATGTGACCCCCATCCCGGAGATCAGCTGGGCGATCCGGCTCCTGCAGCCGCCCCCCGACCAGGAGAACCCGAAGTACA AGGGTATCGATTTCGAAGCCATCCTGCTACAGCCCAGCAAGGGGCTAGGGCCGAGGAAGCTGCCCCTAGTGGTCATGCCCCATG GAGGCCCACACTCCGTCTTCACGGCCAGCTGGATGCTGTACCCTGCAGCGCTCTGCAGAATCGGCTTCGCCGTGCTCCTGG TGAATTACCGCGGTTCGCTGGGCTTTGGCCAGGATAGCATCGCCTCCCTACCCGGCCACGTAGGCTGCCAGGATGTCAAAGACGTGCAG GTTCGGGCACCTGTGCTCCTAATGCTGGGAGAAGAGGATAGGCGTGTTCCCCCCAAGCAGGGGCTGGAGTACTACCGTGCTCTCAAGGGCAGGGGCATTCCTACTCG GCTGCTGCTGTACCCCAGGAACAGCCATGCACTCTCTGGCGTCGAAGCTGAGGCCGATGGCTTTATGAACATGGCGCTCTGGCTGCTCCAGCACCTGCAGTGCTGA
- the APEH gene encoding acylamino-acid-releasing enzyme isoform X2: MESPVLRSPEEIAALYRELSQCPSLCSACIGPEVTTQYGGKYCNVYTEWSQQDLERAESVKFCRQYLIFHDSQAIVYSGPSGTCSEIKGELLSRESPSGALKAVLRKASPGKGEEKQFLESLTSTSPDQFGCLSWSHSETHLLYVAERKRPKAESFFQSRDLELSSGCADERRDKAVKGEQFVYHDDWGEALVGKSIPALCVLDMESGNVSVLEGVPEHISPGQAFWSPGDTGVVFIGWWHEPFRLGLRHCTNRRSALFYVDLTGARCELLSDDSKAVWSPRLSPDQCRIVYLESGVLGPHHQCSRLRMYDWYTKVTSTVLDVVPRHSQGTFTGIYCPALPGLCWAADSQRVVLDTAQRSRQELLVVEMLGGNVTSLTMGAPLGSWSLLTIDRDLLVARFSTPSCPPTLKVAFLPRAGQEAQVHWVCLEDVTPIPEISWAIRLLQPPPDQENPKYKGIDFEAILLQPSKGLGPRKLPLVVMPHGGPHSVFTASWMLYPAALCRIGFAVLLVNYRGSLGFGQDSIASLPGHVGCQDVKDVQYCVEQMLQEESLDSARVALVGGSHGGFLACHLIGQYPDTYQACVARNPVVNMASMISGTDIPDWCLTEAGFPYAPNTLPDASHWAEMLHKSPMQYVAQVRAPVLLMLGEEDRRVPPKQGLEYYRALKGRGIPTRLLLYPRNSHALSGVEAEADGFMNMALWLLQHLQC; this comes from the exons GTGCTGAGGAGCCCGGAAGAGATAGCAGCGCTGTACCGcgagctcagccagtgcccctcgcTTTGCAGTGCCTGCATCGGGCCCGAGGTCACCACTCAGTACGGGGGCAAATACTGCAATGTCTATACAG AGTGGTCTCAGCAGGACCTGGAGAGAGCTGAGAGCGTGAAGTTCTGCCGCCAATACCTCATCTTCCATGACAGCCAGGCCATCGTGTACTCTGGCCCCTCGGGCACCTGCAGTGAGATCAAGGGAGA GCTGCTGAGCAGAGAGTCTCCCAGTGGGGCACTTAAAGCCGTTTTGCggaaagccagccctggcaaaggCGAGGAGAAGCAGTTCCTTGAG AGTCTGACCAGCACTTCCCCAGATCAGTTTGGCTGCTTGTCCTGGTCGCACTCGGAGACTCACCTGCTTTACGTGGCCGAGAGGAAACGGCCCAAGGCCGAGTCCTTCTTCCAGAGCAGAGACCTGGAGCTGAGCAGCGGCTGTGCTGATGAGAGACGCGACAAGGCTGTCAAG GGGGAGCAGTTTGTGTACCATGACGACTGGGGCGAGGCGCTGGTGGGCAAGAGCATCCCGGCTCTATGTGTGCTGGACATGGAGAGTGGCAATGTCTCGGTGCTGGAGGGTGTCCCGGAGCACATTTCCCCTGGGCAG GCTTTCTGGTCCCCTGGTGACACGGGTGTGGTGTTCATAGGCTGGTGGCATGAGCCCTTCCGCCTGGGCCTGCGGCACTGCACTAACCGCAG GTCAGCGCTGTTCTATGTGGACTTGACGGGAGCAAGGTGTG AGCTGCTGTCAGATGACTCCAAAGCCGTGTGGTCCCCACGCCTGAGCCCTGACCAGTGCCGCATCGTGTACCTGGAGAGCGGCGTACTCGGGCCCCACCACCAGTGCAGCCGCCTCCGCATG TATGACTGGTACACGAAGGTCACCTCCACCGTGCTGGATGTCGTGCCCCGGCACAGCCAGG GAACGTTCACAGGGATCTATTGCCCGGCACTGCCAGGCCTGTGCTGGGCAGCCGATAGCCAGAGGGTCGTCCTGGACACCGCTCAGCGCAGCCGACAG GAGTTGCTTGTGGTGGAGATGCTGGGTGGCAACGTGACCTCTCTAACGATGG GTGCCCCCCTGGGCAGCTGGTCTCTCCTCACCATTGACCGGGATCTCCTGGTGGCCAGGTTCTcaacccccagctgcccccccacATTG AAGGTGGCCttcctccccagggctgggcaggaggcccAGGTGCACTGGGTGTGTCTGGAGGATGTGACCCCCATCCCGGAGATCAGCTGGGCGATCCGGCTCCTGCAGCCGCCCCCCGACCAGGAGAACCCGAAGTACA AGGGTATCGATTTCGAAGCCATCCTGCTACAGCCCAGCAAGGGGCTAGGGCCGAGGAAGCTGCCCCTAGTGGTCATGCCCCATG GAGGCCCACACTCCGTCTTCACGGCCAGCTGGATGCTGTACCCTGCAGCGCTCTGCAGAATCGGCTTCGCCGTGCTCCTGG TGAATTACCGCGGTTCGCTGGGCTTTGGCCAGGATAGCATCGCCTCCCTACCCGGCCACGTAGGCTGCCAGGATGTCAAAGACGTGCAG TACTGTGTGGAGCAGATGCTGCAGGAGGAGTCCCTAGACTCAGCGCGGGTGGCACTAGTGGGTGGCTCACATGGGGGCTTCCTTGCTTGCCACCTCATCGGCCAGTACCCGGACACTTACCAGGCCTGTGTGGCAAGGAACCCTGTCGTCAACATGGCCTCCATGATCAGCGGCACCGACATCCCGGACTG gtgtctgACTGAGGCTGGCTTCCCCTATGCACCCAACACCCTCCCAGATGCTTCCCACTGGGCAGAGATGCTCCATAAGTCACCCATGCAGTACGTCGCCCAG GTTCGGGCACCTGTGCTCCTAATGCTGGGAGAAGAGGATAGGCGTGTTCCCCCCAAGCAGGGGCTGGAGTACTACCGTGCTCTCAAGGGCAGGGGCATTCCTACTCG GCTGCTGCTGTACCCCAGGAACAGCCATGCACTCTCTGGCGTCGAAGCTGAGGCCGATGGCTTTATGAACATGGCGCTCTGGCTGCTCCAGCACCTGCAGTGCTGA